One stretch of Zingiber officinale cultivar Zhangliang chromosome 6B, Zo_v1.1, whole genome shotgun sequence DNA includes these proteins:
- the LOC121992834 gene encoding cis-zeatin O-glucosyltransferase 2-like, with protein sequence METVAYEGQVDGTVAVVMVPFTAQSHLAQLLHLSLFLCSRRGLAVHYASTTTHVRQAISRLHPEWSSLTNAISFHELPIPPFRSPPPDPTAGTKFPAHLQPLFDAFEHLRAPVGALLRSLSASSRRVVVIHDPLASFAADEAAAFPNTESYVFHCVPALFQIIFARPSVALELSRDHGLTLPSLEGMITEEFVAFIRRQLATYETVDASGMLFNTCRVLEGEFLDMLAQEPEYCSKKLFAIGPLSPLAVVAGERLASSHDCLNWLDQQPPASVVYVPFGTMTTMSGEEVRELAQGLLLSQQRFLWVLRDADRGDIFAAEEGDDGRRMKLAAEWEEKVGKRGMVVREWAPQLDILAHQATGAFFSHCGWNSCSESLCLGVPMVAWPMHSDQPINAALVVDYHGAGVAVRGSGEAVGREEIAAAIRRVMVGEESEGVRRQARALGEAVRAAVADGGASRTELDAFVALITG encoded by the exons ATGGAAACAGTAGCGTACGAGGGACAAGTTGACGGCACAGTAGCGGTGGTGATGGTGCCGTTCACGGCGCAAAGCCACCTCGCGCAGCTCCTCCACCTTTCGCTCTTCCTATGCTCACGCCGAGGACTCGCAGTCCACTACGCATCCACCACCACGCACGTCCGCCAGGCCATCTCCCGCCTCCACCCTGAGTGGTCCTCCTTAACCAACGCCATCTCGTTTCACGAgctccccattcctcctttccgcAGCCCGCCCCCGGATCCCACGGCCGGCACCAAGTTCCCCGCCCACCTCCAGCCCTTATTCGACGCCTTCGAGCACCTCCGCGCCCCCGTCGGTGCGCTCCTACGCTCCCTCTCTGCTTCCTCCCGCCGAGTCGTTGTCATCCACGATCCGCTCGCCTCTTTCGCCGCTGATGAGGCAGCCGCCTTCCCCAACACTGAGTCCTACGTCTTTCACTGCGTTCCCGCCCTGTTCCAGATCATCTTCGCACGACCCTCCGTCGCCCTCGAGCTGAGCCGTGATCACGGCCTCACCCTCCCGTCCTTGGAGGGCATGATCACCGAGGAGTTCGTGGCCTTCATCCGACGGCAGTTGGCAACTTACGAGACTGTTGACGCCTCCGGAATGCTCTTTAACACGTGTCGCGTGCTCGAGGGTGAGTTCCTCGATATGCTTGCGCAAGAACCTGAGTACTGCAGCAAGAAGCTGTTTGCCATCGGCCCACTGAGTCCGTTAGCCGTCGTCGCCGGCGAGCGTCT AGCGAGCTCCCACGATTGTTTGAATTGGCTGGACCAGCAACCGCCGGCGTCGGTGGTGTACGTGCCGTTCGGGACGATGACAACGATGTCCGGTGAGGAGGTGAGGGAGCTGGCGCAGGGATTGCTGCTCAGCCAGCAGCGGTTTCTGTGGGTGCTGAGAGACGCCGACAGGGGCGACATATTCGCTGCGGAAGAGGGTGACGACGGCCGGCGGATGAAGCTGGCGGCGGAATGGGAAGAGAAGGTGGGAAAGCGGGGGATGGTGGTGCGCGAGTGGGCGCCGCAGCTGGACATTCTAGCCCACCAGGCGACAGGGGCGTTCTTCAGCCACTGCGGGTGGAACTCGTGCTCAGAGAGCCTATGCCTGGGCGTGCCGATGGTGGCGTGGCCGATGCACTCCGACCAGCCCATCAACGCCGCGCTGGTGGTGGACTACCACGGCGCGGGCGTCGCGGTTCGGGGTAGCGGCGAGGCAGTGGGGCGGGAGGAGATCGCGGCAGCCATCAGGCGGGTGATGGTGGGGGAGGAAAGCGAGGGTGTGAGGCGTCAGGCTAGGGCGCTGGGGGAAGCGGTGCGGGCGGCGGTGGCCGACGGCGGAGCGTCTCGTACCGAGTTGGACGCCTTCGTTGCTCTCATCACCGGATGA